CGTTGTGGTGCAGGTTATTGTCGCGGATCAGGTTCAGATCCGAGCCGTTGGCGACAAACACGCCCGCGTTGAGGTTGCCCAGATCCGAAAAAGTCACTCCGCCAACGGTATTCGAGCGCACGATATTGGCGTCGCCGGCAATCTGGATGCCGTCCGAGCCGTTGAAACCGACCAGGTTGCCATCACAGCCCGCGTCCGGGTCGCCGATGCGGTTGCCGCCACCGTCGATCCGGACGCCCTCGGACGCATTGCCGGCATTCTGGAGGCCATCACCCACCCCGATGAAGTTGCCGCACACGCGCGTTGAAGTGCCCTCGAGCGCGATGCCGTCGAAGTTGTTGCCGATCCGGTTGTAGCTGATGCTGGTGTCCGTCGGGCCATTGCGAACGCGAACGCCGGCGTTGCCCACGCCGATGTCGGTTCCGTCACTGCGCATGCCGATCAGGTTGTTGCTCACCACATTGCCTGATCCACTGACCACGTCCACACCATCATCATCAACCGCGCCGATGACGTTGTTCTCCACCGTGTTGCCCCCCGCCGCCAGTACGACCCCGTTGGCGGCATTTCCGACGACCGTTGTGTTGAGCAAGCCGATGTTGTTGCTCTCAACGGCATTGTTCGCGTCGGCCAGGTAGATGGCATCATTGTCATTGTTGAATACCTGATTGGATGTGATCGTGTTGCCGGATCCGGACGACAGCTGCACGCCGCGCTGCAGATTCTCATAGATCCAGTTGTTCTCGATGGCGTTGTTGTGGCTGGCCAGCGCATTGCCCACATGAATGCCGTGGCCAGCGTTGGCCGCGATCAGATTGCGCCGGTCGAGATTGACCGTATCGCCAATCTCGCTGTTTGCGCCGTTGAGCGCAACCCCGTTGCCGCTGTTGAACATGATCTGGTTGATGTAGATTTTCTGACCCCCGGTCATCGCTCGAATGCCGTCACCGCCGTTGTAGCCGATGTAGTTGGGGCTGATTTCGGAGTTCAGCACCAGGCCGATGACGTTGTCGGGGCCGAGCAACTGAATGCCGTGGCCGGCGTTGCCGAAGGAATCACTGCCTGCAGGACTCACCCCGATGTAGTTGCCGGCAATCAGGCTGTCCTCGCCGAGCTGCAGGAAGATGCCGTCCTCGGCATTGCTGGAGATGAGGTTGCCGCGACCAACGATACGGGTCGGCGAGAAGGCGGCTTTCGTTCCAACGGTGCATATGTCGCAGTTGCTGAGAAACACGCCACTGCCGCCATTGCCGCTAGCGCTTTCATCGTGGCGTACGCCGATCCAGTTGGAGTCGATCTCGACGTTGCTCGAGTTGATGGCCTCGATGCCGTTATCGGGAAAGTCGTAGATTGCCAGGCCCTTGATCCGGACAACTGCGGCGTTGGCCACGCGCAGCCCGTCGGCCGTGGTTCCACTCAGCGCCGAGCCGGACAGCCGCACCAGCGGGGTCGCGTCCAGCACGGATGTTGCCGCGCTGTTGTAGCCCGGCGCCGTGGTGGCATCGATCGTGACCCCATTCGTTGTAATGGTCGGCAGCGGTGTTGATGGCGTAATCGTAAACAGGCCGACCGAGAATTCGATCAGGTGACCGCCACCAAATGCGTTGGCCTCCTCAATCGCCGCTCTGAGCGTGCATCGCGGCGGCCCGCCAATCGGGATATCGCAGAATCCGTCACCGGGATTGGCATCCGAGGCATCACCAATGTCATTGACGACAAAAGCATGGCTGTAGCCGCCTGCCAGCAGAAAGACCAGGCTTGCCGCGCCCAGGAATCGGTTCATGAAATGCTCCTCGATCAATTCGGGTATCCAGTAAGTCGCAACTGCCGGGATTTTTGTGCCATGGCGCACACGACAGGCTGATTTGCGCGCAGGAATGCGGCAGAATGAGCGCCCGGACAACACGAATCGATCTTGGCCATGGCTCAGGATTCAGGCTCCAGCCCGCCCCGTGGCGGCCCGACGGGACTCGATCCCGGCGGCGGCGATCTCGAGCGGGTGCGCCAGCTCTACGACGAGCTGCGCCGCATCGCGCGGCGCGAACGCCAGCTCATTCCCTCGGCAACGCTCAATACCACGGCACTGGTCCACGAGGTCTGGCTGCGCCTGGCCGCCGGGGAGAGCGAATTCCGCGACCGGCGGCATTTTCTCGGCGTGGCGGCGGTGGCCATGCGCCGCATGGTCGTTGACTACGCCCGCTACCGTCTGGCGCAGAAGCGCGGTGGCGATGTGGTGCAGGTCGAACTGGGTGACGACGATACCGCCACGGTTACCGATCTGGATCACATCCTCGATATCGATCAGGCGATTGACGATCTCGACCGTCTCGATCCCCGGCTGGGCCGTCTGGTCGAGCTGCGCTTCTTCACCGGCCTGTCCAACGAGGATGCTGCCGAGGTGCTCGAAGTTTCAGCGCGCACCGCGGCGC
This DNA window, taken from Pseudomonadota bacterium, encodes the following:
- a CDS encoding right-handed parallel beta-helix repeat-containing protein, yielding MNRFLGAASLVFLLAGGYSHAFVVNDIGDASDANPGDGFCDIPIGGPPRCTLRAAIEEANAFGGGHLIEFSVGLFTITPSTPLPTITTNGVTIDATTAPGYNSAATSVLDATPLVRLSGSALSGTTADGLRVANAAVVRIKGLAIYDFPDNGIEAINSSNVEIDSNWIGVRHDESASGNGGSGVFLSNCDICTVGTKAAFSPTRIVGRGNLISSNAEDGIFLQLGEDSLIAGNYIGVSPAGSDSFGNAGHGIQLLGPDNVIGLVLNSEISPNYIGYNGGDGIRAMTGGQKIYINQIMFNSGNGVALNGANSEIGDTVNLDRRNLIAANAGHGIHVGNALASHNNAIENNWIYENLQRGVQLSSGSGNTITSNQVFNNDNDAIYLADANNAVESNNIGLLNTTVVGNAANGVVLAAGGNTVENNVIGAVDDDGVDVVSGSGNVVSNNLIGMRSDGTDIGVGNAGVRVRNGPTDTSISYNRIGNNFDGIALEGTSTRVCGNFIGVGDGLQNAGNASEGVRIDGGGNRIGDPDAGCDGNLVGFNGSDGIQIAGDANIVRSNTVGGVTFSDLGNLNAGVFVANGSDLNLIRDNNLHHNGNDGIRVAGAAGTRNRFDSNHFGENGDRHIDLGDNGATANDPGDGDSGPNNLQNYPEITGLASIGGQLEIRYRIDSALASSSYPLTVDFYIETNLQRDIYRIHRDVYSQTPNSTRTILIDPPFAAGLLSALVIDIDGNTSELSPPLPYEVVPATDDLFGDRFELP
- a CDS encoding sigma-70 family RNA polymerase sigma factor; this encodes MAQDSGSSPPRGGPTGLDPGGGDLERVRQLYDELRRIARRERQLIPSATLNTTALVHEVWLRLAAGESEFRDRRHFLGVAAVAMRRMVVDYARYRLAQKRGGDVVQVELGDDDTATVTDLDHILDIDQAIDDLDRLDPRLGRLVELRFFTGLSNEDAAEVLEVSARTAARDWKRAKALLAANLSAG